A stretch of DNA from Triticum dicoccoides isolate Atlit2015 ecotype Zavitan chromosome 2A, WEW_v2.0, whole genome shotgun sequence:
CACGCAGCGTCAGCTCCGGGACTAACGTACACATCATCAGGCGCTTCCTCATTGAGTTGCACGAGCACGAGGGACACCTGAAGCGCAGCCGCCAAGGCCCACATCTGAGCACGGCCCGCCACCGCGCGGCGTGGAGTAACGTGCTGTAAGCACCACTGTTTAGAGCAGCGAGTCAGGAAATATGAGGGTCATGTATCCAAGAACCGATGGATCGGAATTCAGCACGACATTGATGTAAAGGTAGGGATGCTGATACTCACATCTGCCACACTGTCATCTTCTCCAAGTCCAGGTATATCCTCTGTATAGTCCGCCCTGTGCAAGCACAACCAGCTAGCTGCTACTAATCTGAGGAAAACAAAAACTGGCCACCAAAATGTGTCAGAAACATGAATCGGGATGAACCAAGGGAAAGATAGGTTGATGACTGAAGGATAAGTTGAGAAGTGTTTTCTCACTGTCTTCTGTTTGATCGTAAGTGCTGAAGAACTCGAGAAGTTTCCGCTTGTACCTGACAAAGAAGCATGTTAAGTCAGTGAGATGGAAGCATTCGGCCACAACACTTGGCCGGAACTGCAGAAAACCAAACATATCACCTGTCAGTTGATATGGGGATCAATCTGCGTTTTTTCTTCCATCTCTTTACTTTCTTCATCAACTCCTTAAATGCCTGAAACAATTCGTGAGTTAATAAATTGCATTTGGTAACCATTCCATACAGCTCTGTAAGGCAATACCTTCGGTTACAAAAGTGCTTGTATACTATTGATATTCGATAACAAGACATTAACACATAATTAGGATAACTCGCCTGAACAACTTCAGTTAATAACGATCTACTATAAAATAGTTAAAGAGTACAAATACTTAGTAACAGAATGGTGAGATATCTACATCATAAGAAGCAGCAGGTCTGAAGCATTTCAGTGTTCAATGAAGTATAGAATTATACTCTTGCGGTTTACATTGTCACACTAGTATCCCTTACAATAAACTTAAGGTGTATTTTTGTTAAGTTGGGTCCTAAGTTGTTACATAACAATAAGCTTCAGACTTGAGCTTGCGTCAACAGGGTGTAAACTGCAATGTCATGCATTACTGCTAAGCAATTGTGCATCTCCTTCAAATGATTGATGGTTAGACAACTGAATCCATTTTGACATGTAGAGTAACTTGAAGAGAATTGTATTTGTCCCTTACAAATATGTTTATCCAAGGAAAAAACACAAATGTGGAAAAAGGCAGGAACTTACATCGTGGCTCCTAGAAAATTCAGAGGCCCATCCAAGACGTGCAGATTCCTCAGCCAACTCTTGGATAGCTGCAAGGAGGCGGCGTTCCTCATTTCTGCCTTTCCTATCAAGAACTTGCTCCTGTCGTACATTGGCATAAACAAAGAGAGTTAGATCAGGAAACATGCATCCTGTAGTATACTAAGGGACAAGGAGAAGGACAATTACAAGGTAGGAAAATATGAAGCTCCTGTAGAAACACTCCCCATCTTCTTCCACTGGCCTAAATTCTAAATAGCGGTCACCAAGGGTGATTGCATTCACAGCATATATTCTGTCGCGATAAAGTGCAAGTATCTGTCCAACATAATGATTTAAGGCTTGCACATAGGGAATTGCCTGCACCGCACAATCAGATAAGAGAATTCAGTTTATGCTGATTAGAACAAGGAAATAACAGATCTAAAGCCTGATAGAAACTTTGTTTTGCAACAACAGATCTAAAATATGATCCAAATTTTGTTTTGCTTCCACTTTTCTGGCTTGTATGTTCTCTGGAAATGGTTGGAACTGCTAATAAATGTAAGAGACCCTTCATTGACACTGATTGGTTGTTGTTGAGTTAAAAATAGAAAAATATGTGTAGTGTTTCATACACTCAATGGTATAAAGTCTACTGGTTCCATCACATTGCAAGGGTAATATACTATTAAGCATTCAGACAAGAAAGTAAGAAGCATGTTCCACGAAATCAGTTACTTGTACAGTAATCATGAATGCCCACAGTTCCATCTGACCTGGGATTTTCATCCCGACATTTCATGGGTTTCCACTTTGAAAATAACCAAAGACTAAAAGGAGTCAAACCTGTTGATTCACGTGAGGTCTCTCCGAGCCTCCGACGTGAGGTCTCTCCGAGCTTCCGACGTGAGGTCTCTCTGAGCTTCCGATTCCTTCTCTACAAAGAACCTTTTCCACAAGAGATGGGTTAAGATCCATATATAACTTGCCAAACTTAGAAGTAATTGTACAGATTAAACATCACAATCAGGATTTTAGAATACGAAATAGGGGAATAAGAGATAGAGTTTTTGAAGAATCTAATAGCAGTATCGCACAAGTGATGCTGCAAAATCCGAAACATCTTACTTCAGCAACTGTTTACAAGAATCATGTTGTGAAGCTTCCAAGCCGGTTTCAAGTACCAACCAACCAAATATCACATCTTTTAGACCAAATTTCGGAGTAAGTGGTCAGTGAGTTTAATTATTTATTTTGTGGGCTGTGGTCAGTGATTTTGCATGTGAATGACCAATGATCTACGGAAATCATGTCCAGGTATGCAGCCCTGAATAAACAAATGCATTAACTATGCCTATAAAACCATCCATTTACATTAAAACCTCTTACCTTTGTCTTTAGGACTTCTAACTAAAATTTCACAGGAGCACTGATAAAGATATGCACGGCCTAAAACAAAAACATGTTCCCAATGCTTCCCCCGCTGTACACTGCGATGAATATGCTACCACACTTGATAGAAGAATGAATTGGTACAGGCAGAGCACCCGAATCTTAAACATATTCGAGTTTTTGACTAATCACAGAGAGGTTGTTAGCTTCTCTCCATATCCCAAGATTGCAAGAAGAGCACGGAGTAATGATCAGGATCTGCCTAATCTGCGCGTAATATAAAGCCAGATTGGCCCAACATTCGCCCAAAAGTTTCATCCCTTTTACCCTAAATCCTTACCAACATTCCACACGAACTCTGAGACCACAAATTGCACATCCCGAACACAAAAATTGGCACAAGAATGCACAAAGAAGAGCAAGGAATCACAGAGTAATCAGGAAGCACGAGATTCAGGCTATACCTTGTTCTTGCCGGAGCTGAATATCTTTCTCAATAACGTCTTGGCCTTCGGCAATCCAGCCTACTCGACAGAAACCAAGAAACGCTAAGTCGAACTCGAATAACTCGAAGAAACCAAGAAAACACAGCAGGTCGCGACATCTCAAGCGCAAGAGACGCGCCATTACCTGCTCCCCGGCGCGCGCAGCAGCGGAGCTCGATCTCCCGGCCTCGAAGATTTGGCTCCCGGTCTGCACATCGACGGGCGGAGCGGAGGGAGGCGGTGGCGAGGAGATGGATTCGCCGGCTCTGCGGCTTCCGCCCCCGGCCTGGTCATCGACGGGCGGAGGAGAGTGAAGTGGTGGCGACGAGACACCGGAGCCCGCCTGCGCTGCCCCAAAGCTCGGCGCCCCAGTGGGGGAGGCGGCGCTGGCGTCGTCGCGTTGCCCGTGCACACGGGCCGGTTCTTCTTGCTTGCCATCGTCCCGGTCTTTTCCTGAACCGGATGCCATCGCGTCGCGGCGGGAAAAACTTTGCGGGTGGAGCGGAAAGGACTTGCTTGGCAATTCTGCTAATGCGAGGGCGTTGGAGGAAGTTGGCGAAAGGGCCTGATTAGTTATTTGGGGAAAGGATGGGCGGTTATTTATAAAGGTGGACGGGGACGTGACCATGTCAGAGGAAGTTCGCGAacttttttttttcctttcaatTGTCTGGATTTTCCCCTTAAAAATGGTCTGGATTTTCCATAGATTTTACAACATATACACTAACCTAAGACTATACCATTTTTTGTGAGTGAAATAATGTATTACTCAATTGAAACAGTTCATACAATTAATCGTAGCTAGCTCCGTATCATTCGAAGGACCCGAACCAATCCAAGTCATGATTACGCCTTCTACACGAGCAAACTTGGCTATGATATCGCTAATTTTATTTTGGTTACGATTAGTATGAGTAATACAAGAATCACGAAGAGACATAAGGTTTCTAATCTCCATAATAAGGGACGAGTAGACCAATCTATCGACCTTCTTGGCCTGGATCAACTTGACAGCAACGATTGAATCCATTTTTATCTCCACTGGAAGGTCACTTCTCTGTATTACGAATGAGAGTCCTTCCATACAAGCACTTAGCTCCGCTTCGAGAGAATCCAGACATGAAAACAATTGTCTGCATGAAGAAAATATGATCGCACATCTTGAAGTACCATTCCAGAACCTGCCGAGCCGTCATCACCATAAGACCCATCTGTGGACAGCTTGACCCGTCCAGATTTGGGAGCACTCCACTTAGGACCATTTTCTTTTATTATCGCATGTGTCTGGGCAACAATATTATCACATGATACAACTAATTTTCCCTTACTTATTTCAGAGGAAAGGTCCACCTTACTGCCAATGATTGAATCAAGATAGCTCACTAAGAAACGCTTAGAGGCATCCATGGGCGGCGGCGGTTTATGATGAACCACCTCGTTACGGATGTGCCACGCCCGCCAAAGCATCATAAGCAACATTGAACGCTCAATATCGGGAAGAGGCTCTAAAGCATGTAGCAACCATTCTTTCCCCTTTTTTGCATGGTATGTATACAAGGCAATGACCAAGCTTCTGCCATTACGTCCCATAGAATCCTTGACAATGTACAGCAGCAGAGAGCATGAAAGTTGTCCCCGGATTCAGTTCCACATACCGGGCATAGATCATTTATTTCAAGGCCCCGAATATGTTTGCTTCTCCAAGTCGGCAGAGAGTCCGTAGCCACATGCCAAGCAAAGTTCCGAACACTTGGGGGTACATCAGTGGACCAAATGAATTGCCAGCAAGATGCCGACCATCCGGGTGCATACTAGAGCCAGTAGACAAGCTTCTATGTGCCTCTTCAAAACCGAACTGATAGGCACTCTTAACAGAAAACACACCGCACTTTCCTGGACCCAAGCCAATGTGTGAATCTCCTAGCCGTGGCGACGCAAGAATTTTCAAAATCTCTACAACATCCACCGATAGGAAATATTGTTGTAACAACGCCAGATTCCAGGAGTCATTCTCATTGACCAGGTCCGAGCCAAATCTGATTCTACACATTCCTTGAACTGTTATGGTTTTATAAGAGAAGGGTCATGGGATCCAATTATCACTCCGCACCCATATACTCCTTCTGTTTCCCACCCTCCAGATCAGACCCTTTTTCAGAAGGTCAAGGCCATATGCAATAGCTTGCCACGAAGAAGATGCATTACCAGCAAACACGATATCTTCAAGTTTACCATTCGGATAATACCTGGCCTTCAATACTTGTGCACATAAACTATTGGGTTTAGAAATCAGTCTCCATGCTTGTTGAGCTAATAGTGCTTGGTTGAAGATACAAAAATCACGAAAACCAGCCCGACTTTGCACTTTGGTTGCATAAGTTCATCCCAAGCACGCCAATGAACTTTCCTCTTGCCCATCTCAGCTCCCCAATAAAAACCTCTTACCATCCTAGTAAGTTCATCACAAACCAAAAAAGGTACCTTAAAAACTCCCATTATATAAGTGGGTAAAGCCTGAGCGATAAACTAAATGAGAGTCTCCCTCCCCGGCTGGGCGAGGAGACCATCTCCCCACTGAATCAACCGTTTTATTAAACTTATCTAGAGATTTTGAAAGCGCCCTTTTGACATGCGTCCATTAGGGGTAGGGAGACCAAGGTACTTCTCTTTAAAGACCGGACTAGTAATTGAAGTACCTCTCTTACTTCCATTTTGGAATCAATAGGACAAGCAGCACCAAAGAGAATAAAACACTTATCATAATTCAAACTTTGTCATGTTGCCTTACCATAAAGATCCAATGTCATCTTCACTTTTTCGGCATGAACACATGACGCCTCAAGAAAATAACATAGTGCCATTAGCAAATAGCAGATGTGAAATCCCAGGAGCTCTTCTA
This window harbors:
- the LOC119359226 gene encoding uncharacterized protein LOC119359226, which codes for MKKVKRWKKKRRLIPISTDRYKRKLLEFFSTYDQTEDIFVFLRLVAASWLCLHRADYTEDIPGLGEDDSVADWCLQHVTPRRAVAGRAQMWALAAALQVSLVLVQLNEEAPDDVYVSPGADAACVHVLFTINHYDILYPI